The nucleotide sequence TTGGCGGTCAATGAGGAGAACGCTTCTGGTGGGCGGGTGGTGACGGCGCCGACCAATGGTGCTGCGGGGATTATTCCGGCGGTGTTGTATTACGCGTTGAATTACGCTCCGGGCATGGATCAGGCCAGTCAGCAGGACAGGGATGATGTGGTGGTGAAGTTCCTGCTCGCTGCTGGTGCGGTGGGTGTGTTGTATAAGGAGCAGGCGTCGATTTCGGGTGCTGAGGTGGGGTGTCAGGGTGAGGTTGGTTCGGCGTCGTCGATGGCTGCTGCGGGGTTGGCTGAGGTGATGGGTGGTTCTCCGGGTCAGGTGGAGAACGCTGCGGAGATCGCGATGGAGCATAATCTGGGGTTGACGTGTGATCCGATCGGGGGGTTGGTGCAGATTCCGTGTATTGAGCGGAACGCGATCGCGGCGGCGAAGGCGATCAACGCGGCGAAGATGGCGTTGTGGGGGGACGGGACGCACCGGGTTTCCCTGGACGAGGTGATCGTGACGATGCGTGAGACGGGCAAGGACATGTCCGATAAGTACAAGGAAACCGCGATGGGTGGCCTCGCCGTCAACGTCGTCGAATGCTGAGTCTTTTTACTGTCAGTGCGTAGTGCCATGCTGTATCCATGAGCGGGGGATACGACAGGGATTTTTTGCGGGCACGCCTTGAACTGCCCAGTCCGTCGGCAACGACGATACTGCTGGACTACACCCACTTCTCCGTGCGTTTCCGGGCCGCCCGGAAGCTCGCGGCGATCGTGGGGGTCAACATCAGCGGTGCAGAACTGAACCCGTTGGCGCGGGAAGGAACCTGGCACTTCGATGACAGGATCCCCCGGGAACAGCAGGCGGGTCCGGACGTCTACAAGAACAACGCCTTCGATCGCGGCCACTTGGTGCGCCGGCTGGATCCCGTCTGGGGGGACGCCGCCACTGCCAAGAAGGCCAACCAGGAGACGTTCTCATTCACCAATGCGGCGCCGCAAGTGGACGATTTCAACCAAGGCAAGGAACTCTGGGTGGGCTTGGAGGACCATGTCCTGGGGCACGCCGATGCCCATGACGCCAAGATCAGCGTCTTCACGGGGCCGGTCCTGCTTGAGGATGATCAGCCCTACCGTGGTGTCCGGATCCCTCGAAAGTTCTGGAAGATTGCGGCATGGACCAACGATGCCAAGCTGGCCGCCGTCGGGTTCGTTCTGGACCAGTCACCACTGCTCGGGAAGGTGGAACTGAAGAGGGCCATTGATCAACGGCTTCTGGAAGGCGAACCTCCGCCCCTGGGTCCCTTCCGGACCTTCCAGGTCCCTATCGGGGAGATCGCCGACCTAACCGGGCTGAGCCTCAGCCGCCTCGCGAACGCCGACCGTCTTGGCAGTGGCCAGCGTGAACTGGGGAAGCAGCCGAAAGCCATCGAACTGGAGAGCATGGAGCAGATCAGGCTCTAGGCTCGCCCACTTGGTGGAACGGGGTCACAGCTTGGCCATGATCAGATCCAGGTAGGCGCCCTTCGCCAGATCCGCAGGGCTGATTCCCAGGGCTTCCATGAGTTGATGGGCCTGTTCGGTGGCCTCTTCGGGTCCGAACACTCCACCCACGGCCACTTCCAGCTCGAGGAAGTCACCGAGCCCGTCCACGGAGTCCAGATGGATCCTGGCCTCTCCCACCTGGACCACGGCACGGTGCTTGCGAACGCGCCCAAGTTCCCCGTAAGCGTCGGCCAGGACCTGACGCAGACCATCCGGATCGGACGTTGTTGAATGAACATAGTAGGAAGACTTCGGACCGGGTTCGTCTGCCCTGCGGTAGAAGATCAGCACTCCGTGGCCATCGCCGGTCACGCGCAGCTTGAGCCGGCCGCCCGGACACTCAAAGAAAGTATCGTCCTGCGAGCTGTGCCCGGGTTCCGAGCCACCCAGGGAAAGCACGGTGGGCAGCAGACGTTCGATGCTGTCTACATGCGCTTTGATTTCGATGTTCGTTGGCATGGATTTCCCCGGATCAGCTGTGGACGATGTACGCAGTGGAACGAGTGGATGGTGGCTTCCAAGCCTAGCGAACCCCTTGCCGGGCTTGTGCTGAGCGTTTCGTTTGCCCGGTCCGCCCGGGAATCAGCCCGATTTTTCTCGGCCCGATAGACTTGGGGCTGCATGTCCGCATGCGCACGATGCTTTTGAACACTGCACCAAAACCCTGAGATTGGACACGGCC is from Paenarthrobacter nicotinovorans and encodes:
- a CDS encoding DNA/RNA non-specific endonuclease — translated: MSGGYDRDFLRARLELPSPSATTILLDYTHFSVRFRAARKLAAIVGVNISGAELNPLAREGTWHFDDRIPREQQAGPDVYKNNAFDRGHLVRRLDPVWGDAATAKKANQETFSFTNAAPQVDDFNQGKELWVGLEDHVLGHADAHDAKISVFTGPVLLEDDQPYRGVRIPRKFWKIAAWTNDAKLAAVGFVLDQSPLLGKVELKRAIDQRLLEGEPPPLGPFRTFQVPIGEIADLTGLSLSRLANADRLGSGQRELGKQPKAIELESMEQIRL
- a CDS encoding class IV adenylate cyclase, with the translated sequence MPTNIEIKAHVDSIERLLPTVLSLGGSEPGHSSQDDTFFECPGGRLKLRVTGDGHGVLIFYRRADEPGPKSSYYVHSTTSDPDGLRQVLADAYGELGRVRKHRAVVQVGEARIHLDSVDGLGDFLELEVAVGGVFGPEEATEQAHQLMEALGISPADLAKGAYLDLIMAKL